In Candidatus Eisenbacteria bacterium, the genomic stretch GCGCGCGCGTGCTGGCGGTGATCGACGCGTTCGAGAGCATGACGCAGGGACGGGCGCATCGCGCGGCGATTTCGCGCCAGTCCGCGCTCAATGAGTTGGTGAGGGCCGCGGGGCGTCAGTTCGACCCCGAGGTGGTGGAGTGTTTCGAGCGCAATCTGTCACGGCTGCTGGCCGGCGACGACGACCCGGGTCGGCCGCACGCCGCGCCCGAAACAACGAACGCAGGGAGGTGATTCGTAATGGCGAAGGGAAAGATTTTGGTCGTGGACGATGAGATCTACATCGTTCACATCCTCGACTTCAGCCTCGGCATGGAGGGGTACGAGGTCGTGACCGCGCTCGATGGCGAACAGGCCGTCGAAAAGGCGCGGGCCGAACATCCGGACCTGATCGTGCTCGACATCATGATGCCGAAGCTCGACGGATACGAAACCTGCAAGATTCTCAAAGCGGATGCGGCGACCAAGGACATCCCGGTCATCCTGCTGTCC encodes the following:
- a CDS encoding response regulator — encoded protein: MAKGKILVVDDEIYIVHILDFSLGMEGYEVVTALDGEQAVEKARAEHPDLIVLDIMMPKLDGYETCKILKADAATKDIPVILLSAKGRNVDQKVGFEVGADDYITKPFSPRKLVERINSILGQDSSQRMQA